Within the Candidatus Atribacteria bacterium ADurb.Bin276 genome, the region GCAATATCTTGATTAGCTTGAAAAGAGAAACAACCATAACGATACGGAATAAAATCAAAGGATTTTATTGTCTGCTCACGAGTAAATAAAAACAAGTACTTTTGAAATTGTTTTGCGGTTAGTTGTCCATCAAAAATACTTAACAGAGCCAATATTATTTTTCTCCTATAATACATATCGCAAATGTACAAAAATATTCTTGTACAGCAGTAATGTTTTGATCGATTAAATTTCTTAGGGGATCTCTGATACTTCTAGGTAGTTTCTTGGGTAGTTTTTGGGTAGTTTTTGGGTAGTTTTATTGTGTTCTTGGGTAGTATCTGGGTAGTTTTAGCCTTTTCTTGGGTAGTTTCCGTGTATGCCCTCATTTTATTGGTTAGTATTGTAAATTTCTTGGATATCTTTCTTGGATGTTTCTTGGGCTTTTAATGGGTTTTTTCTTTGGCTTTGTTTGTTTCAAAAGCTCCATATAGGTGTTTTTCAGAACAATATTCTATTTCCTTTTCTTTTTTTCTAACTTTGCATAATCACCGCCAACTCCGCCATTCCCATGAAACCCCTCTCATTCCTTCTAATCACTTCCTTACTAACTTTAACCTCTCCACTCTTCGGTCTCCCTGCCCAAGAAGAAATTAAAATTACCGGCTCCATAGTTATTCAAGACAATAACTTCTCTGGTAGAGGGAATGACAACGAGGAGATTCTGCGGTTAGAATTGCAGACGATAGGGAGTAGGGAAGTGGCTTTTGAGAATCTGGTGATGAATCTGAATGGGAGTACCGATATCAATGATATTGATGGGGTAAAGATTTATTCGACCGGAGCCTCTGAGAAATTTGATCCGCGTAATCCGCTTGTGAAAGGCGCACAACTCCTCGCTTCAACCGTTCCAAAAGAGGGCGAAATGAAGATCCCGCTTGAGGGGGAGATTGGCTCGGGGATAAATAATATCTGGGTAACTTTCAAAGTAAAAGAAACGGCAAAAGAGGGGAATCAGCTGGATGCGGAGGTGATTTCTATTTCCACCGAAGCGGAGACTCATCTATTTGAGAATGGGAAGCCCGAGGGGAGTCGCGAGATTCTGCTTAGGAGGACGCTGGTCTATGGTCCGAGTGATTATGGTTCGGCGAATTACCGTATTCCGGCTATAACGACCGCTGCCGATGGTTCGCTGGTGATTTTGACGGACAGGAGGAAATATAATTCAATCGACCTGCCGGAAGATATTGATATTGTAGCCAATCGAAGTACAGATGGCGGGAAAACCTGGTCGGAGCCCTTTTTAGTGGCTGAGGGTCAGGGATATGGCAAAGGTTTTGGTGATGCAGTTATTATTAGATCAAATACCGGAAAGCTGGTTGCGCTATTTGTGGGTGGTCCCGGACTTTGGGGTTCTACTGCTGAAAATCCGCAGCGTACCTATATTTCGACAAGCGATGACCACGGCCAAACCTGGACTCCGCCAAGGGATATTACGGCCCAAATTTATGGTGCAGAGTGTCCGGATCCCGTTCGTGCACAGTGGCAAAGCTTATTCTTCGGGTCTGGTCACGCTTTATGTACTCGCACCGGCAGATTGATGGCTGTAATGGCTGTACGTGAGACTCTAGTGAACAGACGACTTCATAATTATGCGGTTTATTCGGATGATGATGGGAAGTCGTGGCATGTGTCGGAAAGAGCGATTTCGGATGGGGATGAGGCTAAAGTGGTTGAACTGAATAATGGCGATATTCTAATGAGTAGCCGTACGAAAGGAAATCGACTTTGGGCAAAATCATCCGATGGAGGCATTACCTGGGGCCCGAAAAATATTTGGGAAGAAATATGGGGCAATGCTTGTGATGCCGATATTATCCGCTACACATCCACCAAAGATGGTTATGATAAAGATAGAATTCTGCACACTTTACCAAACCATAGCACCCGTAAAAATGTAACAATGTGGCTAAGCTATGACGAAGGCACCACCTGGCCGGTCAAGAAAACCATTGCCCGCAACGAATCCGCCTACTCCTCCATAACCATTTTACCCGACGGCACAATCGGCGTTTACATAGAAGAAGACGAAACCGCCCCCTACAAAATGTATTTCCTGAACTTTTCACTTGAGTGGTTGACAGACGGAGCGGACAGGTTTAGAGCTGCGGAATAACAATCTTTATTGAAGAATTTCGTATATTTATTTCGTAAATTATAAATTGGTGACAACCGTAAAGAAACATCAACAAGCAAGAAAAACAGAAAATGATGAAAATATTCATAAGTCATAGTTACCAAGACAGGAAGTTTGTAAGTCAATTAACTACAAGACTTCGTGAAGATGGCATTCATGTGTGGACTGATGAAAAAGAAATAGCAGTTGGGGAAAATATTCAAGAAAAAATTTCGGGTGCAATCAGCAAAACAGACTATTTTATTGTTGTTCTTTCTAAAAATAGCACAAACTCGAACTGGGTGAATTTCGAATTATCTGCGATACTGCTTAAAGAAATTTCTCAAGAACAAAATATTATACTGCCAGTATTGATTGAAGATTGTGAAATCCCCTTTTCACTAAGGGATAGATTTTATTCTGACTTTAGACACTCATTTGAAGATGGATACCTTAAACTCATAACTGCCCTAAAAACCAAGACAACGAAAAGGTATCAAGAGATTGATAGACAAAATAACAAATTTAACCCTGAATTTTATGAGTTTCAAATTAAAAATTTAAAAGACGCATACAACAATGGCAACTTAACCCTATTCTGTGGATCGGGTATTTCATATGATGCAGGCATACCTACTTGGAATACCTTGCTAAAATCGCTTCTCAAAGCGGCATACTCAAACAATCAAGATGTTCCTGACCCTGAAAGTCTTGCTAACCTGTTCCAAAAAAGAATAAACGTATCTCCCTTAATATTAGCACAATATTTAAAAATTTTGTTAGGGAAAAAGTTTACATCAACAGTTCGAGACACATTATACAAAAACTGCAATGACAAAAGTGAAATTGTAGATTCAATTTTCGAGTTAAGCAGACAAAGAAGAAATAGGGAACCTCTAAAGGCTATAATCACCTTTAATTTTGACGACCTAATAGAAGAAAAACTCACAAAAGAAAAAATTGACTTCAAAACAATTTTTACAGAAGGTGAAAGATTTAAAGAAGAAGAAATTCCTATTTATCATCCTCATGGTTTTTTACCAAGAGGGAAAAAATTGACTTCAAAAAATGAAGTTGTCTTTAGTGAGGACGCTTATCACTCTCAATTTATTGACCCGTTTAGTTGGAGCAATCTGGTTCAATTAAATCATCTCAATAATAGCACTTGTTTATTCATTGGAATTAGTCTGACTGACCCAAATATGCGGAGACTATTAGATGTGTCTATTAGAAAAAATGGAAAAGGAGAAAAGAATCATTACATAGTTAAAAAGCGATATACTATTGAAGAACTATATCCAGAAAGTGAGATAGTAAAACTCAAAGACAGAAAAGTAATTCCAGTGATTGAAAGCATAGAAGAACAAGATGCCAATCATCTTGGATTCAATGTGATTTGGATAAACCAATTCAAAGAAATACCTGAAATAATAAATGAAATCGTACGATATTGACAACATACAGATAATAACGGTAGCCACTAACAAGGGTATTGCATCATGCGGGATAACGTGTAAGTTTAAAGCTATGTGCTCCTATTTGAATTCGGTGTTGGTTGATTGTTTTGTACTACTAAACCAGCCTGAACAAAAAGCCTGAAACCGTTATTCAACTTGTTAAGAAAGAAAATAACTAAATTTTAATACAATGGAAAAATCAAAACAATTAATCGGTTTTAGGTCAAATGGCATTTGGACATTAAATGACCTCCAATCATTTATTAAAAGTATTGAAGAGATTTACAATGTATTCTCAGCTATTAAGATAAAAGAAAACCAGGATAGAAAAAAAAGAGAATCTTTTGAAATGATGCTGAAAACTTATGAAAACTATTTTCATAAATATCTTAACTATCCAATGTGTATTGAAATTTTGGAATTACAAAGGAGAATTTTAGAGGACTATTTGAGTGGAAATATTAAGAATGTTCCTCAGTTTCCTTTCTTTCAATTTTCCCCATTACCAATATTTGAGGAAGAAAGGAAGTTTCCTTCTTTAACAGAAATATATTTTAATATATCCTCATACCAATCAAGTGAAGAGTTGATTAATATATACAGAATCAAAATGGCTTCACCTGGTGGTTTTTCATTTGAAGGTATTGGGGATATTATTAAGGAATTTCGCGAGTTTATTAAAGATATTTGGTACCGAAATGAAAAAGAAAGGAGGTATGGTCAGCTTGAGGTTATCGATAAATATTTAACAATCCAAAATAAATATGAAAACTCTAACTTTAATCTCCCTCCTGCTTCTTCTGAAGATGAAATTAGGAAAGTACTAAACAATGGAGTAAACAACTTGAAAAGACTTGAAAAAGAAAAGAAATTAGAAGACATTGGCAACAATATTGAGTATTTGCCTGAATAAACGCATAATGTATAACAACTCCTATGTCCATAGCCTATGAAATAGCAATGTGTAACATCGCACCCCGTAAAATGGCGCTATTCTCAAATGACCGTTATATGAAAGGCGAAACCGTTCTGTGAAAATAAATAGAGGCATTTCAGTCACTCTTTTAGTGAAGCAGTAGAGTAGAGACTTATTGCAGGTGAAGATAAAAGAAAATTGTGGGATTTATATTATAGAATTTTGTATATTTGTTTCGTAAAAAAATATTAACCGCTACTTTAAAAAACAATGTCATGTCAGTATATCGATTACACATTAGACCAAATGCAGGAAGAGCAAGTGTTAAAACTGTTTTTAATTATTGCTTAAAACACGGTGTTATAGGTGTTGGATGGAGAATCACTGATTCTAT harbors:
- the nedA gene encoding Sialidase precursor, with translation MKPLSFLLITSLLTLTSPLFGLPAQEEIKITGSIVIQDNNFSGRGNDNEEILRLELQTIGSREVAFENLVMNLNGSTDINDIDGVKIYSTGASEKFDPRNPLVKGAQLLASTVPKEGEMKIPLEGEIGSGINNIWVTFKVKETAKEGNQLDAEVISISTEAETHLFENGKPEGSREILLRRTLVYGPSDYGSANYRIPAITTAADGSLVILTDRRKYNSIDLPEDIDIVANRSTDGGKTWSEPFLVAEGQGYGKGFGDAVIIRSNTGKLVALFVGGPGLWGSTAENPQRTYISTSDDHGQTWTPPRDITAQIYGAECPDPVRAQWQSLFFGSGHALCTRTGRLMAVMAVRETLVNRRLHNYAVYSDDDGKSWHVSERAISDGDEAKVVELNNGDILMSSRTKGNRLWAKSSDGGITWGPKNIWEEIWGNACDADIIRYTSTKDGYDKDRILHTLPNHSTRKNVTMWLSYDEGTTWPVKKTIARNESAYSSITILPDGTIGVYIEEDETAPYKMYFLNFSLEWLTDGADRFRAAE
- a CDS encoding TIR domain protein, whose translation is MMKIFISHSYQDRKFVSQLTTRLREDGIHVWTDEKEIAVGENIQEKISGAISKTDYFIVVLSKNSTNSNWVNFELSAILLKEISQEQNIILPVLIEDCEIPFSLRDRFYSDFRHSFEDGYLKLITALKTKTTKRYQEIDRQNNKFNPEFYEFQIKNLKDAYNNGNLTLFCGSGISYDAGIPTWNTLLKSLLKAAYSNNQDVPDPESLANLFQKRINVSPLILAQYLKILLGKKFTSTVRDTLYKNCNDKSEIVDSIFELSRQRRNREPLKAIITFNFDDLIEEKLTKEKIDFKTIFTEGERFKEEEIPIYHPHGFLPRGKKLTSKNEVVFSEDAYHSQFIDPFSWSNLVQLNHLNNSTCLFIGISLTDPNMRRLLDVSIRKNGKGEKNHYIVKKRYTIEELYPESEIVKLKDRKVIPVIESIEEQDANHLGFNVIWINQFKEIPEIINEIVRY